A genome region from Nitrospira sp. includes the following:
- a CDS encoding IS3 family transposase (programmed frameshift), with amino-acid sequence MTRKRHTEEQIIAVLKDAQAGIGVHELCRKHGISDATFYKWRTKYAGLEVSDVKKLRQLEDENRRLKQMVAEQALDIQALKAVTGKKLVAPKAKRMAAQWMAERFGLSQRRVCWLLTLDRNTLRYRSRRQEDAALRTRIREIAESKRRYGCPRIYVRLRREGWRVNHKRVERIYYRDEGLSLRRRRRKKTVAVPRVVLPTPTQPGRCYAMDFVHDRLVRGRQFKCLTMTDLYSKEVPVIEVDVSIGGARVCRILDRVFLTRPLPETLILDNGPEFAGTALDAWAAQHGVHLHFIQPGKPTQNAFIESFNGKFRDECLNEHWFLTLQEAQLVIEAWRREYNEERTHSAIGNLTPMEFILNHHNRPQAAQELTSLAVV; translated from the exons ATGACTCGAAAACGGCACACGGAGGAACAGATCATCGCAGTGCTCAAGGATGCCCAGGCGGGCATTGGGGTCCACGAGCTCTGCCGCAAGCACGGCATCTCGGATGCCACCTTTTATAAGTGGCGGACGAAATATGCCGGGCTCGAAGTCAGTGATGTAAAGAAGCTGCGCCAGCTGGAAGATGAAAACCGTCGGCTGAAACAGATGGTCGCAGAGCAAGCGCTGGACATTCAGGCGCTGAAGGCCGTCACCG GCAAAAAACTGGTAGCGCCCAAGGCGAAGCGAATGGCGGCGCAGTGGATGGCCGAGCGCTTTGGGCTCAGTCAGCGACGAGTGTGCTGGTTACTCACGCTCGACCGGAACACGCTGCGGTATCGCAGCCGACGCCAGGAGGATGCGGCCCTGCGGACGCGCATCCGAGAAATCGCCGAGAGCAAGCGGCGCTATGGGTGCCCCCGAATCTATGTCCGGTTACGGCGGGAAGGTTGGCGCGTGAACCATAAGAGAGTGGAACGGATCTATTATCGCGACGAAGGGCTGTCACTACGGCGGCGACGACGGAAGAAGACCGTGGCGGTGCCACGGGTCGTTTTGCCAACACCCACGCAACCAGGGCGCTGTTATGCGATGGACTTTGTCCATGATCGGCTCGTCAGGGGCCGGCAGTTTAAGTGTTTGACGATGACGGATCTCTACTCGAAAGAAGTCCCGGTGATTGAAGTAGATGTGTCGATTGGTGGGGCGCGGGTGTGCCGAATTCTCGATCGGGTGTTTCTGACTCGCCCGCTGCCCGAGACGCTGATTCTGGACAATGGCCCCGAATTCGCAGGGACCGCACTGGATGCCTGGGCGGCTCAGCACGGCGTCCATCTCCACTTCATTCAACCGGGGAAGCCGACCCAGAATGCGTTTATTGAAAGCTTCAATGGCAAGTTTCGAGACGAATGTCTCAACGAGCATTGGTTTCTGACGTTGCAGGAAGCACAACTCGTGATTGAAGCCTGGCGACGAGAGTACAATGAAGAGCGGACGCACAGTGCCATCGGGAATCTGACACCCATGGAATTCATTCTCAATCATCACAACCGGCCCCAGGCAGCACAGGAGTTAACTTCGTTGGCCGTGGTGTAA
- a CDS encoding helix-turn-helix transcriptional regulator, producing the protein MARVTVTKASGNIFRDLGFSEEKSAQLILKSNLLQAVQDTINSRGWKQVEAAGQLRIDQAKVSKLLAGQMAGFSIERLVHFLSLLGQDVVVTVRQAPRGRRRGTVRARVEKISV; encoded by the coding sequence ATGGCACGCGTGACAGTTACCAAAGCTAGCGGAAATATATTTCGAGACTTGGGGTTCTCCGAGGAGAAGTCTGCGCAGTTGATTCTGAAAAGCAACCTGCTGCAGGCCGTTCAGGATACCATCAACAGCCGGGGATGGAAGCAAGTAGAAGCGGCGGGTCAGTTGAGGATTGATCAAGCCAAAGTATCAAAGCTCCTAGCCGGACAGATGGCAGGATTTTCCATTGAACGCCTCGTGCATTTTCTGTCCCTTTTGGGTCAGGATGTCGTCGTGACGGTCCGCCAGGCCCCTCGTGGGAGAAGACGCGGGACAGTGAGAGCAAGGGTGGAGAAGATATCAGTTTAG
- a CDS encoding MarR family transcriptional regulator: MKRTKTVPPSKDRKKSAVSPCISTLPRHRLVELLWSFAPAYQRWSESLLVEKGLSPQRLRILSSIHERGPRIMSDLKKELGVTATNVTALVDSLEKDGLVVRTSHPTDRRATVIELSDKVMTELSPRCTEYKEQVAELFSDLSDQECKAFVNTLEKLWSRLQG, encoded by the coding sequence ATGAAACGTACGAAAACAGTCCCGCCCTCCAAGGACAGGAAGAAGTCAGCGGTCTCTCCCTGCATCTCCACATTGCCACGGCATCGGTTGGTTGAACTCTTGTGGAGCTTTGCTCCGGCCTATCAGCGGTGGTCGGAGTCGCTGTTGGTGGAGAAAGGGTTGTCGCCTCAGCGGTTGCGCATTCTCAGCTCAATCCATGAGCGTGGCCCGAGGATCATGAGCGACCTCAAAAAGGAACTCGGCGTGACGGCGACGAACGTGACGGCGCTCGTCGATTCGCTCGAGAAAGACGGACTGGTCGTGCGAACCAGTCACCCGACGGACCGCCGGGCCACCGTGATCGAACTCTCGGATAAGGTCATGACCGAGCTCTCCCCGCGCTGCACGGAATACAAAGAGCAAGTGGCGGAACTATTCTCCGATCTCAGCGACCAGGAGTGTAAAGCGTTTGTGAATACGCTCGAGAAGCTCTGGAGTCGATTGCAGGGGTAG
- a CDS encoding efflux RND transporter periplasmic adaptor subunit has translation MIMFRYSPWLLAVLLTVTSCNNEQASSGGQPPPPEVGVAQVLSKSVQQWDEYTGRITAIDTVELRPRASGYVQRVAYKEGQDVKRGDLMFLIDPRPYRAALENAQAQLARARVAQRLETIRNKRAQSLIEDNAISHEELDLRRAAQAQSAADVQAAEAAVATAKLNLSFTEVRAPVSGRASRALLTVGNLATADETLLTTLVSQDPMYVYFDADENSYLRYREQERNRERTTQDNAVHVGLANEIGYPHTGTVDFLDTQVNPTLGTVRARAVLPNRDRIFTPGLYARVQFVSGQKAQALLIDEKAILTDQDRKYVYAVDTDGKAQRKDIVPGGMVDGLRVVRSGLSPDDRIVVVGLQKIFYPGMPVIPAEVPMGKPSATAAPAAMAEK, from the coding sequence ATGATCATGTTTCGATATAGCCCATGGCTCCTCGCGGTACTGCTGACTGTGACGAGCTGCAACAACGAACAAGCCAGCAGCGGCGGCCAACCGCCGCCCCCTGAAGTCGGCGTTGCGCAGGTACTCTCGAAGTCGGTGCAACAATGGGACGAATACACCGGCCGCATCACCGCGATCGATACGGTTGAATTGCGACCGCGCGCCAGCGGCTACGTACAACGAGTGGCCTACAAGGAAGGGCAGGATGTGAAACGGGGCGATTTGATGTTTCTGATCGACCCTCGCCCCTACCGCGCGGCCCTGGAGAATGCTCAAGCCCAACTGGCACGCGCGCGCGTGGCGCAACGGCTGGAGACAATCCGTAACAAACGCGCCCAGTCACTCATCGAGGATAACGCCATCTCGCACGAGGAACTCGACTTGCGTCGCGCCGCGCAGGCGCAGAGCGCGGCAGATGTCCAGGCTGCCGAGGCTGCTGTGGCCACCGCCAAGCTCAACTTGTCCTTCACTGAAGTGCGTGCACCGGTCTCCGGACGGGCAAGCCGGGCCCTCCTGACGGTCGGCAATCTGGCGACAGCCGACGAAACCCTGCTGACGACGCTGGTGTCGCAAGATCCGATGTACGTCTATTTCGATGCCGACGAAAACAGTTATTTGCGCTACAGAGAACAGGAGCGCAACCGTGAGCGCACGACACAGGACAACGCCGTGCACGTCGGCCTCGCCAACGAGATCGGTTATCCGCATACAGGGACGGTCGACTTTCTCGACACTCAGGTGAATCCAACCCTCGGAACGGTACGTGCTCGCGCCGTACTTCCCAATCGCGACCGTATCTTTACCCCCGGCCTCTATGCTCGCGTGCAGTTCGTCAGCGGCCAGAAGGCACAGGCGCTCCTGATCGACGAGAAGGCTATTCTCACGGATCAGGATCGCAAATACGTGTATGCGGTCGACACAGACGGGAAAGCGCAACGCAAGGACATCGTGCCGGGCGGCATGGTCGATGGATTACGCGTGGTCCGGTCCGGCCTCTCACCGGACGACAGAATTGTCGTGGTCGGCCTGCAGAAGATATTTTATCCCGGTATGCCGGTCATACCCGCCGAGGTTCCGATGGGCAAGCCGTCGGCAACGGCCGCGCCGGCAGCCATGGCTGAGAAATAA
- a CDS encoding multidrug efflux RND transporter permease subunit, producing MDFSKFFIDRPIFAAVLSIVIFAAGLIAIPILPISEYPEVVPPAVIVRAIYPGANPKVIAETVSTPLEEQINGVENMMYMKSVAGSDGVLQMTVTFRPGTDPDAAQVQVQNRVSQALSRLPAEVVSLGVTTQKQSPTFLVMVQLLSPDGKYDALYLRNYANIKIKDELARLPGVGQVQIFGSGDYAMRIWLNPDKIASRGMTAGDVVASVREQNIQVSAGQLGAEPITQGTDFLISINAQGRLRTAQEFGNVVLKIGAGGEVVRLSDVARIELGANDYTLRGQLDNQDAPPIAIFQAPGANALTVRDAVIAKMDELKTRFPPGITYRSDYDTTVFVRDSIQAVVQTLLEAILLVVLVVILFLQTWRASIIPLIAVPISVVGTFAALYLFGFSINTLTLFGLVLAIGIVVDDAIVVVENVERNIEEGRTPLQAAHQAMQEVSGPIVAIALVLCAVFVPMAFLSGVTGQFYKQFAVTIAISTVISAINSLTLSPALAAKLLKSHGAPKDALSRLIERLFGWVFRPFNRFFKASSDRYQGTVSRTLKHRGSVFAVYALLLLATGLMFQAVPRGFIPTQDKLYLMAGVKLPEGASLERTDAVLRQVVAISKTVDGVAHVVAMTGLNPLQFTNTPNYGLAFLILTPFEERHRSAKDISEEVNQKISAIKEGITFVLMPPPILGLGNGAGYGLFVEDRAGLGFGALQNAVSGLQGAVMQTPGMGYPISGYQANVPQLDAEVDRVKAKTQGIALTDLFATMQIYLGSAYVNDFNLFGRTWRVYAQADGDFRGKVEDIANLKTRNNRGEMVPIGSMVKFSQTYGPDPVLRYNGYPAADFMGEADPATFSSAQAMDNIREIAGKVLPNGMTIEWTDLSFQEASQGKAALLVFPVAILLAFLVLAALYESWTLPLAVILIVPMCMLCALAGVKLTGGDNNTFVQVGLVVLMGLACKNAILIVEFARELELQGKGIVEAALESCRLRLRPIVMTSVAFIAGTVPLVLSHGAGAEVRSATGITVFAGMIGVTLFGLFLTPVFYVGLRLLSGRTLIRHDEPMRHEAPDSAQTQVNPIH from the coding sequence GTGGACTTTTCAAAATTCTTCATCGATCGGCCGATCTTTGCCGCGGTGCTGTCCATCGTCATCTTCGCCGCCGGGTTGATCGCCATCCCCATTTTGCCGATCAGCGAGTACCCTGAAGTGGTCCCCCCCGCGGTCATCGTGCGCGCGATCTATCCGGGTGCGAACCCCAAGGTGATTGCCGAAACCGTCTCAACGCCGCTGGAAGAACAGATCAACGGCGTCGAGAACATGATGTACATGAAGTCGGTCGCCGGTTCCGACGGCGTGTTGCAAATGACGGTCACGTTCCGGCCCGGCACCGATCCCGACGCCGCCCAGGTGCAAGTACAGAACCGCGTCAGCCAGGCGCTGTCCCGGCTGCCGGCGGAAGTGGTGAGCCTCGGCGTCACGACGCAGAAGCAGTCGCCGACCTTCCTGGTGATGGTCCAGCTGCTTTCGCCGGATGGGAAATACGACGCGCTCTACCTGCGCAACTATGCGAACATCAAAATCAAAGATGAACTGGCTCGCTTGCCCGGCGTCGGCCAGGTGCAGATCTTCGGCAGCGGCGACTACGCCATGCGCATCTGGCTCAACCCGGACAAGATCGCGTCACGCGGGATGACCGCCGGCGACGTCGTCGCCTCTGTTCGAGAGCAAAACATCCAGGTCTCGGCCGGGCAGCTTGGCGCGGAACCGATCACACAAGGCACCGACTTCCTCATCTCCATCAATGCCCAAGGCCGCCTGCGTACGGCCCAAGAGTTCGGCAACGTCGTGCTGAAGATCGGAGCCGGCGGCGAAGTCGTACGCCTGTCCGACGTGGCACGGATCGAACTCGGGGCCAACGACTATACCCTGCGCGGACAACTCGACAATCAGGATGCGCCGCCGATCGCCATCTTCCAGGCCCCCGGTGCAAACGCGCTGACCGTCCGCGATGCGGTGATCGCCAAAATGGACGAGCTGAAGACGCGTTTTCCGCCCGGCATCACCTATCGCTCGGACTACGACACCACGGTGTTCGTGCGCGATTCCATTCAGGCGGTCGTCCAAACATTGCTGGAAGCGATCCTGCTCGTCGTGCTCGTCGTGATTCTCTTTCTACAGACCTGGCGTGCGTCGATCATTCCGCTGATTGCCGTCCCGATTTCCGTGGTCGGCACCTTCGCCGCGCTGTACCTGTTCGGGTTCTCGATCAATACCCTGACGCTCTTCGGCCTCGTCCTTGCGATCGGAATCGTGGTGGATGACGCGATCGTGGTGGTGGAAAACGTCGAGCGCAACATCGAAGAAGGCCGTACTCCGCTCCAGGCGGCCCACCAGGCGATGCAAGAAGTGTCGGGTCCGATCGTTGCCATCGCGCTGGTGCTGTGCGCCGTCTTCGTACCGATGGCATTCCTGAGCGGCGTCACCGGCCAGTTCTACAAACAGTTCGCCGTGACCATCGCCATTTCGACGGTCATCTCGGCAATCAATTCACTGACCCTTTCACCGGCACTGGCGGCAAAACTGCTCAAGAGCCACGGCGCACCAAAGGATGCCCTGTCCCGGTTGATCGAGCGTCTGTTCGGCTGGGTGTTCAGGCCGTTCAATCGCTTTTTCAAAGCCAGTTCCGACCGATATCAGGGCACCGTCTCGCGTACGTTGAAACATCGCGGTTCTGTCTTTGCCGTGTATGCATTGCTGCTGCTCGCCACCGGCTTGATGTTCCAAGCGGTGCCCCGCGGCTTCATTCCCACGCAAGACAAGTTGTATCTGATGGCGGGCGTGAAACTGCCGGAGGGCGCCTCACTCGAGCGCACGGATGCGGTCCTGCGTCAGGTCGTCGCGATCAGCAAGACCGTCGACGGTGTCGCCCATGTCGTGGCCATGACCGGACTGAATCCGTTGCAGTTTACGAATACGCCCAACTACGGCCTCGCCTTCCTCATCCTGACGCCGTTCGAGGAGCGTCATCGCAGCGCGAAGGACATCAGCGAAGAAGTGAATCAAAAGATTTCCGCCATCAAGGAAGGCATCACCTTTGTGTTGATGCCGCCGCCGATTCTCGGACTCGGCAACGGCGCGGGATATGGGCTCTTTGTGGAAGACCGGGCCGGACTCGGCTTCGGAGCACTGCAGAATGCCGTCAGCGGCCTGCAGGGCGCGGTCATGCAGACGCCAGGTATGGGGTATCCGATTTCCGGCTACCAAGCCAATGTGCCGCAACTCGATGCCGAGGTTGATCGTGTGAAGGCCAAGACGCAGGGCATTGCGTTGACGGATCTGTTCGCCACGATGCAGATCTATCTCGGCTCAGCGTATGTGAATGACTTCAACCTATTCGGTCGCACCTGGCGCGTCTACGCACAGGCCGACGGCGACTTCCGCGGCAAGGTGGAAGACATCGCAAACCTCAAAACACGCAACAACCGCGGCGAGATGGTCCCGATCGGCTCAATGGTGAAATTCAGCCAGACATATGGGCCCGATCCGGTGCTGCGCTACAACGGCTATCCCGCCGCCGATTTCATGGGAGAGGCCGATCCCGCCACGTTCTCGTCGGCACAGGCAATGGACAATATTCGCGAGATCGCCGGGAAGGTACTGCCAAACGGCATGACCATCGAATGGACCGATTTAAGTTTTCAGGAAGCGTCGCAAGGAAAAGCGGCCTTGCTGGTGTTCCCGGTGGCTATCCTGTTGGCGTTTCTCGTGCTCGCCGCCCTGTACGAGTCCTGGACCTTGCCGCTGGCGGTGATTCTGATCGTGCCGATGTGCATGCTCTGCGCGCTCGCCGGCGTGAAGCTCACCGGGGGCGATAACAACACGTTCGTACAGGTCGGCCTGGTCGTACTGATGGGCCTGGCTTGCAAGAACGCGATCCTGATCGTCGAGTTTGCGCGCGAGTTGGAACTGCAGGGGAAGGGCATCGTCGAGGCGGCACTCGAATCCTGCCGCCTGCGACTGCGCCCGATCGTGATGACGTCGGTCGCCTTCATTGCCGGGACGGTTCCGCTCGTGCTCTCCCACGGCGCCGGTGCGGAGGTGCGTTCCGCCACAGGCATCACCGTGTTCGCCGGGATGATCGGCGTGACCCTGTTCGGCTTGTTTCTCACACCGGTATTTTACGTCGGCCTCCGCCTGCTGTCGGGACGCACGCTGATCCGGCACGATGAGCCGATGAGACACGAAGCGCCGGACAGCGCGCAGACCCAAGTTAATCCTATTCATTAA
- the modA gene encoding molybdate ABC transporter substrate-binding protein, producing MRGMTNMRKVGVALCLAGLVAGAMTAVEPARAESLTIGAAYSLKPAFQELVPLFEGEYGATVRVVYGPSQTLRRDIEQGAAIDVFLPAAAEEIEKLQKKGLTVGESPRIYGQTSLVLVMSATSRATPVSFRDVGLNRAFRIALGDPKTSGLGDLTARLLTQVEPTYKSRFHPIYARHSEEMVDLIQHGAADAGILYRVDAISNGQVRIIDENPFGVHRPVYFGQAVVSTCRTESRAVAEEFLDFMTSPRIQKLLLKYGFESMSAMGGEEGIKLADRKYETMDVLNE from the coding sequence ATGCGTGGAATGACGAATATGCGGAAAGTCGGTGTGGCGCTCTGTCTTGCGGGTCTTGTTGCGGGCGCCATGACGGCCGTCGAGCCTGCACGGGCCGAATCTCTGACGATTGGAGCAGCCTATAGTCTCAAACCGGCCTTCCAGGAACTCGTGCCATTGTTCGAGGGGGAATATGGTGCGACGGTGCGGGTCGTCTATGGCCCCTCGCAGACACTGCGTCGGGACATTGAACAGGGAGCGGCGATCGATGTGTTTCTACCCGCGGCGGCCGAGGAAATAGAAAAATTGCAGAAGAAAGGGTTGACGGTCGGCGAGAGCCCTCGGATCTATGGGCAAACCTCGCTCGTGCTCGTCATGTCGGCAACGTCCAGAGCCACGCCGGTCTCCTTCCGTGATGTCGGGCTCAATCGGGCATTTCGTATCGCGCTCGGTGACCCGAAGACGTCGGGGCTTGGGGACCTCACGGCTCGGCTGCTCACGCAGGTCGAGCCGACGTACAAGAGTCGCTTTCATCCGATTTACGCCCGGCATAGTGAGGAGATGGTTGATCTCATTCAGCACGGCGCGGCCGATGCGGGCATCCTCTATCGCGTGGATGCCATCAGCAACGGGCAGGTGCGCATCATCGACGAAAACCCGTTTGGTGTGCATAGGCCGGTGTATTTCGGTCAGGCGGTGGTCTCGACCTGTCGGACGGAGTCGCGTGCCGTGGCGGAGGAGTTTCTTGATTTCATGACGAGCCCCCGCATCCAGAAGCTGCTGCTCAAGTATGGGTTCGAGTCGATGTCAGCGATGGGGGGAGAGGAGGGGATCAAGCTGGCAGACCGTAAGTACGAGACCATGGACGTACTTAATGAATAG